Within the Methanomassiliicoccales archaeon genome, the region CCCGTTCTGAGCGCGGGAGATGTACAACACCATTCATCCCCTTCCAATATGTTGGTGGAGACCCCGCAGCGGTTTAGGAAGAGAATGCTGGTCTTCGCCAGGTTCTGCATGCGGTAGGATGCGGTGCATCCGGCAAAGAAGACCACATCGGGGTTGTCCGTCTTTGGCACGGCCGGATACCAGGCGCCTCTCTTATCTTTCGGCTCACCGTAGGGGTTGCAGACCTCCTCCAGGCGTTCCTTGATCTTCTTATGGGCTGGCATGGGGCCGTAACCGTTCTCGACGCACCATTCCCGAACCTTCTCCCAGAACTCAGCGAAGTCAATACCTACATGGCAGACAGTGGAGCAAGCGGCACAGGTGGTGCATCTGAACAATGCATCTACGAACTCATCGTCGATGACGACCTTACGGCCCAATAATTTATCCAAAGCGGTCCTCTTGCCCAGTTGGGAGATGTAATAGACCTTCCCGCGGGGTGTGACCGATTCCCAGGGTGTTTGGTTCCACGTCTCACAAGTGCGAATGCAGTAACCGCATTGAAGGCAAGCTTGAATTTCCCTTTCTATGTTCGGTAATTTTACCATTATGATACCTCTGAGCCCAAATGAGGAAGATTGGCAGAACACCAACCCTGTTTAGAGTGTGCAGTATGCATGTCCAACCTGTATTAAAGTTTTTTCAGCTCATCAATCGTAATGGCTAAATCATATAAGAAACAAAAATATATTTAAAATAATTATCATGTAAGAAGGTGGGCCACAGGTCGATCTCCCTTCATATCTAACCTTCCAAGATCGGAGAGTAACCGTACCAGGCACCCTCGTTCTGCAGCAGGTATAGGTTATCTTCCAGGAGCTTTCGGTGACCCTCCTCGACATGGGCCAATTTCTCCAAAAGGTCATGGGCACCGGGCTCGGTCACCTGGATCGCCGCGCTGCGATACATTTCGACCGACCCGATCTCCACCTTTATTCCGATCTCCAATGCCTTGATCTCGTCCTCCAGGGTCATACAGCGGTCCGGGGGGAATGGGAAGGCCTTCTCCGGGACGATCCCCAGTAACGATCCAGATGGACGTACCTTCCCCAGGTCGGCTCCGGGGGCGATCCTTCTCATCTCCTTTTCGATGCGCTCCTTGTGCTGAACCTCATCTCGAGCAAGCCCGCGAAGCAATGCCGCGCCCTTCTCCTCTCTGGCGCACTTACTGAACTGGCGATAGAACTCGATCCCGAACTCCTCTATCCTCAGCGCTGATGCCAAGATCGACAAGACCTTGTCCTCGCCCTCCAAGCCCTTTCCGTTCATTGAACCCCCTCTATCCTAGGCATGGTCTGAGCTATAATAATTATCTCTGATCATGTCCGTTGTTCCGTGATCCGCTAGCGTAGGCCGTAGAGATGTATGAACGACAAGTCCGAGAAAGGGGGCGAAGCCCTTGTTTGGTGTTCTTAAATTTGATTCGGTCGCATAGAAATATTTAAAGGGTGCATCTGATTTGCGGGCTTCCGTAGGCAGGTCATTAGAACGATCTTGGTAACGATTATGCATCGTGCGGGGAAAGAGCTCTTCACTGTCTCAAGGATCGAACGGTGTCTTTATGGACAGTAACAATCTATTTTATATCCTTCTCGCACTGGCGTTGTTCGGCGCTCCTCTTGCCGCAGCATTGAACAATAGGCCCAAGATCAGCGCAGCAGTGGCATTCGGGGCTTCGGCGATGGCCTCTCTGGTGGGGCTCATCATCGGTGCGGACGTTCTCTTGAACGGTCCGATGCGATTAGATTTTCCGTTCTCCTCCCCGTTCGGAACGTTCGCCTTCGCGGTTGACGGTCTCAGCGCGCTATTCATTATCATAATCTCGCTGGTCACCTTCGCCGTATCCATATATTCGCTCGGCTACGTTAGGCATTATTACGGCAAATACCCGGTCGGCTTGATGGGGTCCCTGTTCAACATCTTCTATGTCTCGATGATAATGGTCGTCTCATCATCCAATGCCATCCTGTTCCTGATAATGTGGGAGACGATGTCCCTTTCCTCCTATTTTCTGGTGATATTCGAAAGCAGGGAGAAGGGAACGGTCGCTTCCGGTCTCTTTTACCTGATCATGACGCACATAGGAACGGCGGCCATCACGATCGGCTTCATATTGATGTACTCGGAATCTGGATCGTTCGAGTTCTCCTCCTTCCACGGAGCGGCCCTCGGGATGTCAGACCTTCTACGTTCATCCGTGTTCGCTCTTTGGTTGGTCGGCTTTGGGACCAAGGCGGGGATAATCCCGTTCCACACTTGGCTGCCCATGGCCCATCCCGCCGCACCTTCCAACATATCCTCCCTGATGTCCGCTGTGATGGTAAAGACGGCCATCTACATGCTCATACGCTGCTACTTCGGCTTCCTCGGCGTCCAGGACGCCTGGTGGGGCGTGATCGTTCTAGCGGTCGCCTGCGTCTCTGCCCTGCTCGGAGTTATGTATGCGCTGATAGAGAGCGATATAAAACGTATGCTGGCGTTCTCCACTGTCGAGAACATCGGCATCATCCTGATGGCGCTGGGGGTGGCCATGATATTCCAGTCCTATGGGCTGAAGGAACTGGCCGCGCTGGCGCTCATAGCTGCCCTGATGCATGTTCTGAGCCACGCCCTGTTCAAATCCTTACTGTTCATGGGGGCGGGAAGCGTGCTCTATGCCGCTCATACCAGGAACATGGAGAAGTTGGGGGGACTGGCCAAGCGGATGCCGTATACCAGCCTGATGTTCTTCATCGGTGTGCTCTCTATAGCGGCCATACCACCATTGACCGGGTTCGTCAGCGAGTGGTTGATCTTTCAATCCATGTTGCAATCGTTCAACATCCCGGATGCGATAGTCAAGATACTGATCCCAGTAGCATTGGGCACATTGGCCATCACCGGAGCCCTGGCCGCCGCGGCCTTCCTCAAGGCCTACGGCATCACGTTCTTGGCCAGGCCGCGCAGTGAAGAGGCGGAGCGGGCCGAGGAAGTGCCTAGGACCATGCTCGTGGGAATGGGCATACTGTCTGCCCTGTGCATCCTGGCCGGTGTCCTGTCCTTCATGATCCTTCCCGTAATGGACGATGTCACCTCCCCGCTTGTCGGCGTGTCGATCGGGGAGCATCTTATCAGCGGATTCCTGATCGTGCCAACCGTAGGTGAGTTCTCACAGATGTCACCCCTGCTGATCGGCGTCCTGCTAACATCGGTATTCGTGGGGGTATTGGCTATCACCCATCTCTATGGCGGGCGGAGAAAGGTGGTCAGGGCGGACACATGGGACTGCGGAACGCCCCTGACATCCCGCACTGAATACTCTGGCAGGGGCTTCTCGAACCCCATTAACCGCATGTTCTCATGGGTGTACCATCCTCTAAGGGTATTCAGGTCCACTTCACACATCTCCCCATATGTCAAGAGCGATATGAGGTATACCAGCACCATCGAACCGGTGTTCGAGAGGTACTTCTATGAGCCTATGGAAGTCGGGGTAAGATGGCTGGCTAGAAAGGTGAGCGTGATCCAGACCGGGAGCATACAGACCTATCTGGGGTACATATTTGTCGTGTTGATCCTGCTCCTGGTCGTCCTGAGGTGAAATGATGTTGCTTGCCATGATCCAGACCCTGTTCCTATTGGCCCTCGCCCCGCTGTTCACCGGGCTCATCCGCAAGTTCAAGGCATTCTTTCAGGGAAGGCAAGGCCCCTCGGTATTACAGCCGTATCGTGATCTGACCAAACTGTTCCATAAGGATTCCGTGATCTCCAAGGACGCCTCATGGCTGTTCACGGCGACGCCCTACATTTGCATGACCGCGGTAATCACCGCGGCATTGATGATCCCCTTCTTCACAACCAGCTCGATCAATTTCATCGGGGACATCATCGTGGTGGTCTATCTCTTCGGCATGATGCGCTTCTTCATGGCCCTGGCCGGTCTGGACGCGGGCTCCGCGTTCGGCGGTATGGGAAGCAGCCGCGAGATGACCATATCGGCCATGGTCGAACCGACCATACTGCTCTCGATATTCACCATGGCATTGATCTCGGGCACCACCCGTCTGGGGGAGATATCCTTCAACTTGGCCACCACCGGTTTGGACCTGGTCCCTCCCGCTCTGTTCCTGGCATTGGCCGCCTTCTTCATATCCACCTTGGCCGAGAACGCCCGCGTTCCGGTGGACAATCCGGCCACCCATCTGGAACTGACAATGATACACGAGGCTATGATACTGGAGCATTCCGGGAAGCAGCTGGCGCTCATGGAGTGGTCCAGCATGACCAAGTTGCTGCTCTACCTGGTCATCATGGCCAACACCTTCCTGCCATGGGGCATCGCCACGGAAGTAACGCCCATGGCCCTGATAATCGGCATTTTCGCCGTGATCCTGAAGATAACCCTGTTCAGCCTAGCCATAGCGATCATTGAGTCGTCCATGGCTAAAATGCGCCTGTTCCGCCTGCCCAACCTGTTGACCGTATCGTTCTCGCTGTCATTGCTGGCGGTGATGTCGTTCTATATTCTATGAGGGACCCCCCATGTTAAACTCACTTAGCCTCGACGCCATCAACACCCTGGCCGCCATAATATTGTTAACAGATTTCATGCTGGTGGCCAGTAGCCGGATGAGGTCCCTGACCCGTATATTCGCCATTCAATCTCTGGCTCTGGGGGCTTTGGCCGCGGTGGTGGCCTTCGAGACCGGGGCGGAGCACATTTACATCGTGGCCGTCCTGAGCATAGTGCTGAAGGCCGTGATCATCCCCCGGTTCATCAATTACGCGACGACCAAGATCCAGGTGAAGAGGGAAGTGGAGCCTTTAGTGAAGATACCTGGATCCCTCCTGATATGCGCGGCCATAACCCTGCTGGCGTACTTTGTGACCGAACCATTGATGCAGCAAGGCACGGCCATCACCAGCAACTGTCTGGCGATATCGTTCGCCTCTGTGCTGATCGGCATGTTCCTCATGGTCTCCAGAAGGAAGGCCATCACCGAGGTCATCGGCCTGTTGGTGGTCGAGAACGGAGTGTTCTTAGCGGCCATATCTACCACCTACAGCATGCCGATGATCGTCGAGCTGGGAGTGTTCTTCGATGTGCTGGTGGGCGTCATCATAATGGGGCTCTTCGCCTTCCGCATCAACCGCACATTTGATTCCATTGACGCCAGCATCTTGAGGGGGTTGAAGGATTGATCATCACGCTCCTTCTTTTACCAGTGGCCGTGGCCTTGGTCTGCCTGCTGCTCAATCGATACACCAAGCTGGTTGAGACGGCCAGCGTCCTGGGGGCAGGGCTGCTGCTCCTTCTAGGATCGGTCCTGGTGCTCCACGTATTTGAGGAAGGGATCATCGATGAGGGCATGTGGTACTTGGACCAACTGGGCGCCTTCATGCTGCTCATCATCGTCCTGATAGGGTTCCTGGCCATTCTCTATTCCGTTCCCTATATGCGGCACGAGCACGAGAGTGGGGAAGTCAGCTCAAACATGCTCGGTCTTTACTACACCTTCCTATTCCTGTTCATATTCACCATGGTGCTGGTGGTGGTCTCCAACAACCTCGGCATAGTGTGGATAGCGGTGGAGGGCACAACGCTGGTCTCGGCCTTTTTGGTGGGGTTCTATAACAAAGGCACATCCCTGGAAGCGGCCTGGAAATATCTCATCATCTGTTCGATAGGCATCTCCCTGGCACTGCTGGGCACCATATTCGTCTACGCCTCCTCGATCGATGTTCTGGGGGAGAACAGCGATCTGCACTGGACCTCGTTGATGGCAGTGGCCGGGCAGCTCGATCCGGCCTTCCTGAAGATCGGGTTCGTTCTCGTTCTGATAGGTTACGGTACCAAGGTCGGACTGGCCCCCATGCACACTTGGCTTCCCGACGCGCACTCCCAGGCGCCCAGCCCGGTGAGCGCCCTGCTGTCGGGGGTGCTGTTGAACTGTGCCATGTACGCGGTCCTAAGGTATCACATATTGATGACCCATTCCTCGATCGGTGGGGCTTTCAGCAGTGGCCTGCTCCTGCTCTTCGGCCTATTATCGCTGGGCATAGCCGCCGCGTTCATAATCACCCAGAAGGACTACAAGCGTCTCCTGGCGTACTCGAGCATCGAACACATGGGCATCATAGCCATAGGGTTCGGGTTCGGAGGCTTCTGGGGCATCTTCGGTGCATTGTTGCACATGTTCAACCACTCCATGACCAAAGCACTGCTGTTCTTCGGTGCTGGAAACGTGCTCCAGAAGTACAAGACCAAGAGCATCGACGGGGTCAGAGGATTGAGCAGGACCATGCCAGTTACCTCGATCCTGCTGCTCATGGGCGCCTTAGCTATTACCGGGTCCCCGCCCTTCAGCGTATTCACGAGCGAGATTATGGTGCTCACCGGCGGCATCGACCAGGGTAATATCCTGCCCGCGCTGCTCTACGCCGGTATGATCGTGATAATATTCGCCGCATTCATGGGTCACGTGGTCAGAATGATCTTCGGGGACCCTCCGGAGGGAATGGAGAAGGGAGAGGTCAACAAGGCAGGACTGATCCCGATGATAGCATTGGTCGTCATCATACTGGTCATGGGGATATTCATACCGGATGGTCTGAGCGATGCTCTGCGTGATATCGTCGCGCTGTTCGGGGGTCAGGTATGAACACAGATGGTTTTGCTGGGGTAAAGGCGGGATGGGAACAAGAGTTCGGGGACGCCACGATCTCCATCTCACCGGGGCACAGGGGGGTCATCTGCGAGGTGCAGGGACAGAGCTTCGCCGATGTCGCTAAGGCCATGTGCGGTAAGCATGGAGCGGTCATGCTTTCCCTGCACGCCACGGACGACCGGGCTTCCCAGGGGACGTTCACACTGCATTGCATACTATCTCTCGAAGGGCAGGGCCAGCTCATGACCCTGACGAGCAAGGTGCGCGATTCCTTCCCTTCTCTCTCCCCCTCGATATACTATGCGAATTGGTACGAGCGTGAGATCCAGGACATGTACGGCATCAAGCCCCTAGGTCATCCCGACCCCCGCCCACTGGTCCTATACGATCGTTGGCCGGAAGGAAATCACCCGCTGCGAAAGGACTTCGATCTCCGAACGGACGTACCTAGAACGCCTTCCGCGTATGAGTTCAAGACGATCGAAGGGGATGGGGTGTTCGAGGTGCCGGTCGGTCCGGTGCACGCCGGGGTCATTGAACCCGGGCACTTCCGTTTCTCCATCGCTGGGGAGCCGATACTAAACCTGGAGATCCGACTGGGCTACGTGCATCGTGGAGTGGAAAAGTCGTTGGAGGACGCGTCCTCGGCCAAAGCCCTTAGGATGGTTGAGAGGATATCCGGAGACAACGGCGTAGCCCACGCCTTAGCATACTGCCAGGCCATTGAATTCGGGTCCGAGGTTCCGGTCCGGGCGCGATACGCCCGGTGCGCATTGGCTGAACTGGAAAGGATATACGATCATCTGGGAGACATCGCCGGGCTGGCATTGGACACGGCCTTCTCCGTGCCGGCAGCCAGGATATACTCCTTGAGAGAGATGATGTTGGGTCTGAACTCGAGATTGACCGGGCACCGATTGCTTTGGGGGACCGTAAAATTGGGTGGGACCCGGGACGTTTTCCACGAAAAGGCCATCAATGACGTGCAAAGCACCCTGATGGAGGTCGGCAACATGCTCCACACGACCGTGCAAAGGATGATTGGCACCCCTTCCTTCATGGACCGGGTTGAGACCACTGGGATTGTCAAAGAAAAGGCTGCCAGGGAACTGAGACTGGTTGGACCGTTGGCCAGGGCCAGCGGACTGAACGTCGACGTGCGCCGGGACCATTCTTACGAAATGTATGGCAAGCTCAATTTCAAGGTCCCGGTGGAAAAGGACGGGGACGTGCTTGCCAGAATGAACGTCAAGTTCGAGGAGGTCAAGGAATCGATCAGCCTTGTAATGGAGGCTCTGGACAGAATGCCCATGGGGGAATCTTCTCTCAAGCTCAACGATCTCGACGATGGCATGTACGTGGGTCTGGTGGAAGCGCCTCGAGGGGAGCTGATGCACGTACTGCACGTCCACGATGGAAGGGTCACGCGCCACAAGGTGCGCGATCCCTCGTTCTGCAATTGGCCAGCAATCGAACTGGCTGTATTGGAGAACATCGTCCCTGATTTCCCTCTGATCAACAAGAGCTTCAGTCTATCATATGCGGGGAACGATCTTTAGGAGTTGAAAAAATGGTTCGGAGTATGCTGCTCAATAAAAAGAGGGTCATTCCCCTCCAGGAACTGCTGGATCAGAACGTCGGCAGCCCGAAAGCCGATGCTGTCCTGTGCGATCTCTGCGGCATATGCTCCGATTCCTGCACCGCCCAGGCCATATCCGTCGGTGATAAATGGTCGGTGGACCTCGGGCGCTGTCTTTGGTGCGGAGATTGCATACAAAGCTGTCCCCGGGACGCGATCACCATGACTGGCACCTGCCGCGCGGTCGGGGCGAGAGGGGACCTGATCTGTGATGCAGGGGGCGTTGAGCGGGCAGGTCTGCTGCTCAAGGAGGAGGCCCGTAGGGTCCTAGGAAGATCATTGGCCATACGAGAGGTGGATGCTGGCTCATGCAATGGGTGCGAGGTCGAGGTTAACTCCCTCTCCAATCCCTATTACGATTTCGAGAGGTTCGGGGTCAAGATCGTGGCCTCCCCGCGTCATGCTGATATGCTGTTGATCACCGGGCCGGTCAACAGGGGCATGGAGGAGGCGTTGATGAAAACGTACAACGCTACGCCAGAGCCTAAACTGGTGGCGGCTATGGGCACCTGCGCCATATCCGGAGGGATGTTCGGGGAAAACTACGCCTGCGGTTCGGGGGTGGACAAATTTCTGCATGTGGACATATATATCCCGGGCTGTCCCCCGCATCCTAGGACGGTCATCATGGGTCTCTTGGAGGCCCTGGGCCGGCTCTAGATCATTTCACTACGATGACGGTATAGGGGGAGTTGCGAACCACGTGCTCCGAGACGCTACCGATAAGAACCCTGTCCAGAACGGTCTTGCCGGACGTACCAACTATGATAGCCGAGGCCCCGACCCGCTCTGCCACGGCAACGATCGATTCCGCCGGGGGACCGGATTCTAGCAGAACGGTGACATCCACTCCCTGCTCTATAGCTCGCACCTTGATCTCCTCCATGTGGTGCTTGGCGTCGCTCAAGGCCCCTTCCCGGTTCTCCTCGTGCCTGGGGCTTATGACGTACACTACGTACAAAGCCTCCCGGTGCAACCTCGCGTACTCCAGGGCATAATCCACCGCCTTTGAGGTGTGCGGTCTCCCGTCGGTAGCTAGAACCACGCTCATTTTGTTCCCTCCTTCCAGGAATAGGTCCTGCCAGGATATAAAATTGTCAATGCCACCATCTCACTCGTCCGGGCTTATCCTTCGGGAGCAGTATACGATGTCCTCATGCTCATCATACCCTAGCTTTTTGAACAGTCTGCGGGACGTAAGGTTGTGTCCGTGTATCTGTACGGCGAAGATCCCAACACCCCGAGCAAGCAGGTCCTTCTCCGCTCTCCGCACCAGGCTGGAGGCGACGCCACGCCCCTGCCGATCCGGTCTTACCGCCAAACGGTTCAACCATCCTTTGCGGAAGTCGTGGGTGACCAGCAACGATCCGATGACCTCTCCATCTGACTCGGCGACCAGGTACAATGAGATATCCTTTTCGAGCTGTTCCCTCACCCTCATCTCCGAGTCCCTACCTTGCGGCTGATGTGGGAGGTCTGCCGCCTTCCAGATCGCGGCCACCGTTCCATAGTCCTCTGGGCGCATACGTCGAATGCTGAACGGTGCTTCCGCTTTGTTCGGTGGGTCCTCCGAGGGGGCCATCTCATTGATTACCATCATCCCATTCCTCCAGGTCCAGCTCCAACCCCACCGGGCAATGGTCCGAGCCCGGGACCTCCGGCATGATGAAGGCGTTGCGGCAGCGGTCCTTCAGCCCTTGATCGACGAAGAAATAGTCGATACGCCAGCCGACGTTCCTCTCCCTCGCCCTGGTCTTCATGTCCCACCACGAGTATCGGTCAGGGGACCCATCGAACAGTCGAAAGGTATCCACGAACCCGCTGGCCAGGAAGCGGTCGATCCATTGCCTTTCCTCGGGCAGGAATCCCGATACCTTCTCGTTCTCCTTGGGTCGGGCCAGGTCGATCTCTCGGTGGGCGGTGTTGACGTCACCGCATACCACCACGTTCTTTCCCGCGTCCACGGTGCGCTTGGCCACCTCCAACAGTTCCTCGTAGAACTCCA harbors:
- a CDS encoding GNAT family N-acetyltransferase gives rise to the protein MMVINEMAPSEDPPNKAEAPFSIRRMRPEDYGTVAAIWKAADLPHQPQGRDSEMRVREQLEKDISLYLVAESDGEVIGSLLVTHDFRKGWLNRLAVRPDRQGRGVASSLVRRAEKDLLARGVGIFAVQIHGHNLTSRRLFKKLGYDEHEDIVYCSRRISPDE
- a CDS encoding hydrogenase 4 subunit F; translated protein: MIITLLLLPVAVALVCLLLNRYTKLVETASVLGAGLLLLLGSVLVLHVFEEGIIDEGMWYLDQLGAFMLLIIVLIGFLAILYSVPYMRHEHESGEVSSNMLGLYYTFLFLFIFTMVLVVVSNNLGIVWIAVEGTTLVSAFLVGFYNKGTSLEAAWKYLIICSIGISLALLGTIFVYASSIDVLGENSDLHWTSLMAVAGQLDPAFLKIGFVLVLIGYGTKVGLAPMHTWLPDAHSQAPSPVSALLSGVLLNCAMYAVLRYHILMTHSSIGGAFSSGLLLLFGLLSLGIAAAFIITQKDYKRLLAYSSIEHMGIIAIGFGFGGFWGIFGALLHMFNHSMTKALLFFGAGNVLQKYKTKSIDGVRGLSRTMPVTSILLLMGALAITGSPPFSVFTSEIMVLTGGIDQGNILPALLYAGMIVIIFAAFMGHVVRMIFGDPPEGMEKGEVNKAGLIPMIALVVIILVMGIFIPDGLSDALRDIVALFGGQV
- a CDS encoding universal stress protein, with translation MSVVLATDGRPHTSKAVDYALEYARLHREALYVVYVISPRHEENREGALSDAKHHMEEIKVRAIEQGVDVTVLLESGPPAESIVAVAERVGASAIIVGTSGKTVLDRVLIGSVSEHVVRNSPYTVIVVK
- the nuoB gene encoding NADH-quinone oxidoreductase subunit NuoB, which translates into the protein MVRSMLLNKKRVIPLQELLDQNVGSPKADAVLCDLCGICSDSCTAQAISVGDKWSVDLGRCLWCGDCIQSCPRDAITMTGTCRAVGARGDLICDAGGVERAGLLLKEEARRVLGRSLAIREVDAGSCNGCEVEVNSLSNPYYDFERFGVKIVASPRHADMLLITGPVNRGMEEALMKTYNATPEPKLVAAMGTCAISGGMFGENYACGSGVDKFLHVDIYIPGCPPHPRTVIMGLLEALGRL
- a CDS encoding hydrogenase; amino-acid sequence: MLNSLSLDAINTLAAIILLTDFMLVASSRMRSLTRIFAIQSLALGALAAVVAFETGAEHIYIVAVLSIVLKAVIIPRFINYATTKIQVKREVEPLVKIPGSLLICAAITLLAYFVTEPLMQQGTAITSNCLAISFASVLIGMFLMVSRRKAITEVIGLLVVENGVFLAAISTTYSMPMIVELGVFFDVLVGVIIMGLFAFRINRTFDSIDASILRGLKD
- a CDS encoding NADH-quinone oxidoreductase subunit H → MMLLAMIQTLFLLALAPLFTGLIRKFKAFFQGRQGPSVLQPYRDLTKLFHKDSVISKDASWLFTATPYICMTAVITAALMIPFFTTSSINFIGDIIVVVYLFGMMRFFMALAGLDAGSAFGGMGSSREMTISAMVEPTILLSIFTMALISGTTRLGEISFNLATTGLDLVPPALFLALAAFFISTLAENARVPVDNPATHLELTMIHEAMILEHSGKQLALMEWSSMTKLLLYLVIMANTFLPWGIATEVTPMALIIGIFAVILKITLFSLAIAIIESSMAKMRLFRLPNLLTVSFSLSLLAVMSFYIL
- a CDS encoding ferritin family protein, which encodes MNGKGLEGEDKVLSILASALRIEEFGIEFYRQFSKCAREEKGAALLRGLARDEVQHKERIEKEMRRIAPGADLGKVRPSGSLLGIVPEKAFPFPPDRCMTLEDEIKALEIGIKVEIGSVEMYRSAAIQVTEPGAHDLLEKLAHVEEGHRKLLEDNLYLLQNEGAWYGYSPILEG
- the hyfB gene encoding hydrogenase 4 subunit B — protein: MDSNNLFYILLALALFGAPLAAALNNRPKISAAVAFGASAMASLVGLIIGADVLLNGPMRLDFPFSSPFGTFAFAVDGLSALFIIIISLVTFAVSIYSLGYVRHYYGKYPVGLMGSLFNIFYVSMIMVVSSSNAILFLIMWETMSLSSYFLVIFESREKGTVASGLFYLIMTHIGTAAITIGFILMYSESGSFEFSSFHGAALGMSDLLRSSVFALWLVGFGTKAGIIPFHTWLPMAHPAAPSNISSLMSAVMVKTAIYMLIRCYFGFLGVQDAWWGVIVLAVACVSALLGVMYALIESDIKRMLAFSTVENIGIILMALGVAMIFQSYGLKELAALALIAALMHVLSHALFKSLLFMGAGSVLYAAHTRNMEKLGGLAKRMPYTSLMFFIGVLSIAAIPPLTGFVSEWLIFQSMLQSFNIPDAIVKILIPVALGTLAITGALAAAAFLKAYGITFLARPRSEEAERAEEVPRTMLVGMGILSALCILAGVLSFMILPVMDDVTSPLVGVSIGEHLISGFLIVPTVGEFSQMSPLLIGVLLTSVFVGVLAITHLYGGRRKVVRADTWDCGTPLTSRTEYSGRGFSNPINRMFSWVYHPLRVFRSTSHISPYVKSDMRYTSTIEPVFERYFYEPMEVGVRWLARKVSVIQTGSIQTYLGYIFVVLILLLVVLR
- the xth gene encoding exodeoxyribonuclease III; the protein is MRMICWNVNGIRALYKKGLVDFLLKDGADIICLQETKATEAQLPPELLDLPGYHSYFVSPEEKKGYSGVCLYSKQEPFKVIPGLGRQRFDAEGRTLVAYFRDFVLFNIYFPNGKASPERLRYKMEFYEELLEVAKRTVDAGKNVVVCGDVNTAHREIDLARPKENEKVSGFLPEERQWIDRFLASGFVDTFRLFDGSPDRYSWWDMKTRARERNVGWRIDYFFVDQGLKDRCRNAFIMPEVPGSDHCPVGLELDLEEWDDGNQ
- a CDS encoding NADH-quinone oxidoreductase subunit C — encoded protein: MNTDGFAGVKAGWEQEFGDATISISPGHRGVICEVQGQSFADVAKAMCGKHGAVMLSLHATDDRASQGTFTLHCILSLEGQGQLMTLTSKVRDSFPSLSPSIYYANWYEREIQDMYGIKPLGHPDPRPLVLYDRWPEGNHPLRKDFDLRTDVPRTPSAYEFKTIEGDGVFEVPVGPVHAGVIEPGHFRFSIAGEPILNLEIRLGYVHRGVEKSLEDASSAKALRMVERISGDNGVAHALAYCQAIEFGSEVPVRARYARCALAELERIYDHLGDIAGLALDTAFSVPAARIYSLREMMLGLNSRLTGHRLLWGTVKLGGTRDVFHEKAINDVQSTLMEVGNMLHTTVQRMIGTPSFMDRVETTGIVKEKAARELRLVGPLARASGLNVDVRRDHSYEMYGKLNFKVPVEKDGDVLARMNVKFEEVKESISLVMEALDRMPMGESSLKLNDLDDGMYVGLVEAPRGELMHVLHVHDGRVTRHKVRDPSFCNWPAIELAVLENIVPDFPLINKSFSLSYAGNDL